Proteins from a genomic interval of Coregonus clupeaformis isolate EN_2021a unplaced genomic scaffold, ASM2061545v1 scaf0265, whole genome shotgun sequence:
- the LOC121561095 gene encoding CD276 antigen-like — MSAGTVQVAGSAEPIVALVGDDVILPCTLRPTVSAVYQTVEWQRPDLKPKEVHLYRDEKDNFLLQNPPFGGRTSLFKEELVEGNASLKLTRVELSDAGNYTCYVPLLDHQKTTIQLIVGAASRPVISIEGIKGDEVVLRCEAEGCYPEPVMEWCDVHGRVLPAAGPPETSRDREGCYTVTSHVIVPKTDNNTFTCRVQQPEIKHMKERRVHIPDQMFPKQCQSLWLTGLVAAGVTALVGVGGLYLLIRKGILTISMEKRALDVSNAEP, encoded by the exons ATGTCTGCAG GGACAGTTCAGGTTGCTGGTTCTGCTGAGCCCATTGTGGCCTTAGTTGGCGACGACGTCATCCTGCCTTGCACCCTGAGACCCACCGTTAGCGCTGTGTATCAGACAGTAGAATGGCAGAGACCTGACCTAAAACCAAAAGAGGTGCATCTTTACAGAGATGAGAAGGATAACTTTCTGCTCCAGAATCCACCATTCGGGGGAAGGACGTCACTGTTTAAAGAAGAACTAGTGGAAGGCAACGCTAGTTTAAAGCTGACCAGAGTGGAACTCTCTGATGCTGGAAACTACACCTGTTACGTTCCACTGTTGGACCACCAGAAAACCACCATTCAACTCATTGTTG GTGCAGCGTCTCGACCAGTTATCTCCATTGAAGGAATCAAAGGTGATGAGGTGGTCCTGCGCTGTGAGGCTGAAGGCTGCTACCCAGAGCCTGTCATGGAGTGGTGTGACGTTCATGGACGTGTCCTCCCTGCTGCTGGACCTCCAGAGACATCCAGAGACCGTGAAGGCTGCTACACTGTGACAAGCCATGTCATCGTCCCGAAAACGGACAACAACACGTTCACCTGTCGGGTTCAACAGCCGGAGATCAAACACATGAAGGAGAGACGGGTTCATATTCCAG ATCAAATGTTTCCTAAGCAGTGCCAGTCCTTGTGGCTGACAGGTCTTGTTGCAGCTGGAGTCACAGCTCTTGTTGGAGTTGGAGGTCTCTACCTGTTGATAAGAAAAGGGATATTGACCATCAGCATGGAGAAAC GAGCGTTGGACGTCAGTAATGCAGAACCCTAA